The Candidatus Mesenet endosymbiont of Agriotes lineatus region TGTAGGAAAATATGATGAAGATCATCATGAGGGAGATATAAGTCACTTACAGGCATTTGCATCTGCACTTTCAAGCACAGTTGGCTTAGGTACAGTTGCGGGAGTTGCTATAGCTATATCTCTTGGAGGACCAGGCGCAGTGCCATGGATGATGATTGCTGGTTTTTTTGGCATGTCACTTAAATTTTCAGAGGTAACTTTAGCATTTAAATATCGTACTAAAGACTATGATCAGCTTTTTAGCGGTCCTTTTAAGTATATGAGATACGGCTTAGAGGAGATAGGCTTCAAAAAATTGGGAATAGTTCTTGCTTCAATTTATGCATGTCTTTTAATATTATCAGGGCCACTAGGTAGCGTAGCGTTTCAAACAAATCAAATGATTGCCATTATTTTAGGAAATTTTGATTTTATAGATAACAACATATGGTTATTTTCTTTAATTATCACTGCTTTACTCGGTCTTGTAATTATAGGTGGCATAGAGAGAATCGCCAAAGTTGCATCCTCGCTTGTACCTGCTATGTCAATAATATACATTTTTAGCTGTATTGTAATAATCATATTTAATATTGATAAATTAGGTGATGCATTTCTACTTATGTTTCATGGTATGATTGATGCTAAGTCCGTAGGCGGAGGAGCTGTTGGAGCTTTTGTCGCTGGTATTCGTCGTGCAATATTCGCTAGTGAAGCTGGTATGGGATCTGCAGCTATTACACACGCAGCAACAAAAGATGAAGAGCCAGTAAGAACAGGTTTTGTTGCAATGATAGAACCATGTTTTGATACAATGCTAATCTGCTGTTTAACAGGACTTATAATTGTCGTAACTGGTGCATATCAGTATGCAGGAGATGGAATACTTATGACCCGTAAAGCTTTTGAAACTGTCTCTTGGTGGTTTCCTATACTTCTTACAATAGCCGCACCACTGTTTGCATTTTCTTCTGTTATAGTTTTTGTGTATTGCTGTGAGATGGGCTGGCTGTATTTATTTAATGCAAAGAGCCTAATTTTTTATCGTATTATTGTACTTGTAACAGCTTTTTTCTCTGGGATTTCAAAAAATATAATCAATATAGCAAGTATAGGAGATGCACTGTTTATTTGCTCTGCCATCATTAACATGGTAGCACTTTTGTTTTTAAGTAATAAAATCGGTGGTGAAGTAAAACTGTATCTGTCAAAATTAAAAAATCAAACTGCTAAATAGTGTGTACTAATCTGCAATGAAAAATATTAAAGATGCAACTCTCAGAATGTTGTTTCAATACATTAAGCCATACATTACATATTTTATATTGGCTTACGTTATAGCAATAACATCATCTTTAGCAATACTTGCGCTTGGGCAAGGTATACAAAATCTTATCGATTTATACTCTACACACACTGGCTTGATGCTGATTAATAATACTGTGTTCCTTTTGTGTATCACGGTATTAGTTATAGGGCTTTCCTCTTTTTTTAGATTATACTTAGCAGGATACGGGAGTGAGAAGGTTATAGCAAAGATTAGATATGACCTTTACAGCTACATTATAAATTTACCACCGAGTTTTTTTGAAAATATCAGTACTTCAGATATAACTTCTGCTTTAACAACTGACACAGTTGCAATGCAGCCCATACTTTCTGGTAGTATGCTAACAATAGTACGAAATTTTATTACGCTATTCGGCAGTACCGTAATGTTATTCTACACTAGTTTTAAACTCACCGTATATACTATACTTATAATACCGTTTATTCTACTTATCCTTACATTACTTGGCAGAAAAACACGTATTTTATCACGTTTGGTACGTGATAAAATCAGTAATATGGCATCCTTCAGTGAGGAAACTTACTTGGGCATAGTAACAATAAAGTCGTTCGTTAGAGAGGAAAATCAAAAAAGAAATTTTTTCAAGTATGTAAATGAAATATTTAATTTATCTATAAAGCTTACTTTCTCCCGTGCATTGCTGGTTGCTTTGATCATTACTTTTGTTATAGGCTCAATAGGAATAATATTCTGGCTTGGAATCTACGAAGTATTACAAAACAACATGACTTCTGGAGCTTTATCATCTTTTATATTCTATTCAGTACTTGCCACAAGCTCAGTAAATAGCATAGGTGACAATATCAATGACATACACAGAGCACTTGGCGTTGCTGAGCGTATTTTTGAACTAATGTGTACCAGAAGTAGTATTATTTCTTCTGCTATTGCTACTAAGATAGCAGCAGTTTCAAAATGTATAGCTTTTAGCAACATTACCTTTTATTATTCATCTAAACAACAACCCGCTTTAAATAATATATCATTTGCTATCAATAAAGGAGAAACTGTCGCACTTGTGGGGCCATCGGGCAGTGGAAAAAGCACTATTTTAAAGCTTCTGTTGCGTTTTTATGATCCAAATGAAGGTAACATTACAATTGATGGAATTGATATAAAATCATTTACATTAGAGAGTTTGCGTTTCTTATTTGGCCTAGTGCCACAAGATCATACAATATTTTCGTGCTCAATTATTGAAAATATACTTTATGGCAATCCAGATGCTACTTATGAAGAAGTAAGGCAAGCGGCAATAAGTGCCTATGCATTAGAGTTTATTGATAGATTACCTAAGAAATTTGAGTCATTTGTTGGCAATAAAGGACTAAAATTATCTGAAGGACAAAAACAGCGTATAGTAATAGCTAGGGCAATATTAAAAAATCCACAGGTGCTTATACTAGATGAAGCAACTTCTGCGCTTGATTCAGAAAGTGAATATTTTATTCAAAAAGCATTAGGTAAGTTGATGAATAGCAGAACTACTTTAGTTATAGCTCATCGTCTTTCTACAATACTTAAAGCTGATAAAATTATTGTAATCAATGATGGTAAAATAGAGGAGGTAGGAACACATAAGTCACTTATGGGACAAAATGGGTTGTATTCTAAGTTAGCAAAATTGCAGTTTCGTTGTAGTTAGCTTCCGTTTTACTTTCATTACAAGCTGTAAAAAATATTAAAAATGAATAATAGTCAAATATATTGTTTTATGTTAAATACAAGGTAGAAAGTTATATTAGACCAAGCAAATGAAGAGTTTTAGATTAATCGGTAAGATAGTAGGAAAAGTTTTTCCTGCTAAGATAATAAGTACTTTTTTTGGTATGGGGTATCTGCCAATTTGGCAAGAATATTGGGCCTCTTTTTTAGCGTTAGTCATCTCTTATATATTACTTTATCTTTCATATGGGTCTTTTTTGCTATTATACGATATTACCGGTATTGCTTTTGTAGTTACAATATTCTTTTTAAAACTTTCAATTGTCTTCCTTGCTCTTCAAACTATTGCAGTCTTTATTTTTCAAATAAATAACCCTAGTGCAAACAGTAATGAAAACATTGTTGTGCATATAGTGTTAGCACAACTATTTGTGGTAGCCCTTGCAATGCCAGCAACACTGGCGATATTTCATAGTATGGCTGGTTTTTATGATCAAATATGTAAAAAAATGTTCATATGTCCCAAGTGGATAAATTCTTTTATTTACTTCTGCATATTCTTTATAATTCCTTATATATTTTTTAATATCATAGTCATGATAAAACCATGGCCAATTGTTACAATACAACTTCATTATAATAATGTATTGTCAATTACAGCAGAAGGAGCTATTTACATGCTTTATACAATAGTACTCATATACTTAGTAGCATGTATATTTTTTGACTTGACTATACATGACGCTAATATTTTTAATCGATATATTTTCAATAATATTAAAGCTCTAAATGCCGATCTTTATAATATATCAAAAAAGCTTGTTTGATATTAATTGTGTATATATAAAATACATGTTTTAAAGATATATAATAGTGGATTTTCAAAATATTATTAAAGTTTTAGAGGGTTATTGGCAAAAGCATGGTTGTTTAATAATTTGTCCTTATACAACAGAGGTAGGTGCTGGAACTTTACATCCTGCAACAGTTATGTCTGCAATGAGTGATAAACCAGCAAAGATAGCATATGTACAACCAGTCATTAGACCTGCCGATGGTCGTTATGGACAAAATCCAAACCGTCTGTATCAACATCATCAATACCAAGTAATAATAAAACCTTCAGTAGACAATCTGCAAGGCTTGTATTTAAAAAGTTTATTAGAGCTTGGAATATCAACTAAAAATTATGATATTAAATTTATCGAAGATGATTGGGAAAATCCAAGTATTGGTGCATGTGGTCTCGGTTGGGAAGTAACGTGCAATGGGATGGAAATAACACAATTTACATATATTCAGCAAGTTGGAGGGATAGACTGCAGTTCTATTGCTGGAGAAATCGCTTACGGTTTGGAACGCCTAGCAATGCACGTACAAAAAGTAGATAATGTTTATGATATAAAATGGGATACCTCTGGTATAACTTATGGAGATATATTTAGACAAAGGGAATATGAGTTTTCTAAATTAGCTTTAGATTATCATGATACTGAGGTGTTAAATCAGCAATTTTCAGATGCAGAGAAACTGTGTTTGTTTTTAATAAAAAATAATATGCCACTAGCTGCGTATGATCAATGTGTTAAAGTTAGCCATTTACTTAACTTACTTGATGCTAGAGGTTATTTAGGAGTAAATGAACGTGCGGTATACATTGCACGCGTGCGTGAACTTGCAAGACATTGTTGTAAATTGTATATGGATAATTCAAATGCTTCCTAATCTATTATTTGAATGTATTATGGAGGAGATTCCT contains the following coding sequences:
- a CDS encoding amino acid carrier protein, with protein sequence MNKIFNIFITILCLLAKNLHACELHLNYDTVLTKINNFINATLFFKILGVPFIVLVLSLGALFFTLRFKFINIRLFKHAFAILVGKYDEDHHEGDISHLQAFASALSSTVGLGTVAGVAIAISLGGPGAVPWMMIAGFFGMSLKFSEVTLAFKYRTKDYDQLFSGPFKYMRYGLEEIGFKKLGIVLASIYACLLILSGPLGSVAFQTNQMIAIILGNFDFIDNNIWLFSLIITALLGLVIIGGIERIAKVASSLVPAMSIIYIFSCIVIIIFNIDKLGDAFLLMFHGMIDAKSVGGGAVGAFVAGIRRAIFASEAGMGSAAITHAATKDEEPVRTGFVAMIEPCFDTMLICCLTGLIIVVTGAYQYAGDGILMTRKAFETVSWWFPILLTIAAPLFAFSSVIVFVYCCEMGWLYLFNAKSLIFYRIIVLVTAFFSGISKNIINIASIGDALFICSAIINMVALLFLSNKIGGEVKLYLSKLKNQTAK
- a CDS encoding ABC transporter ATP-binding protein yields the protein MKNIKDATLRMLFQYIKPYITYFILAYVIAITSSLAILALGQGIQNLIDLYSTHTGLMLINNTVFLLCITVLVIGLSSFFRLYLAGYGSEKVIAKIRYDLYSYIINLPPSFFENISTSDITSALTTDTVAMQPILSGSMLTIVRNFITLFGSTVMLFYTSFKLTVYTILIIPFILLILTLLGRKTRILSRLVRDKISNMASFSEETYLGIVTIKSFVREENQKRNFFKYVNEIFNLSIKLTFSRALLVALIITFVIGSIGIIFWLGIYEVLQNNMTSGALSSFIFYSVLATSSVNSIGDNINDIHRALGVAERIFELMCTRSSIISSAIATKIAAVSKCIAFSNITFYYSSKQQPALNNISFAINKGETVALVGPSGSGKSTILKLLLRFYDPNEGNITIDGIDIKSFTLESLRFLFGLVPQDHTIFSCSIIENILYGNPDATYEEVRQAAISAYALEFIDRLPKKFESFVGNKGLKLSEGQKQRIVIARAILKNPQVLILDEATSALDSESEYFIQKALGKLMNSRTTLVIAHRLSTILKADKIIVINDGKIEEVGTHKSLMGQNGLYSKLAKLQFRCS
- a CDS encoding phosphatidylglycerophosphatase, producing MKSFRLIGKIVGKVFPAKIISTFFGMGYLPIWQEYWASFLALVISYILLYLSYGSFLLLYDITGIAFVVTIFFLKLSIVFLALQTIAVFIFQINNPSANSNENIVVHIVLAQLFVVALAMPATLAIFHSMAGFYDQICKKMFICPKWINSFIYFCIFFIIPYIFFNIIVMIKPWPIVTIQLHYNNVLSITAEGAIYMLYTIVLIYLVACIFFDLTIHDANIFNRYIFNNIKALNADLYNISKKLV
- a CDS encoding glycine--tRNA ligase subunit alpha; translation: MDFQNIIKVLEGYWQKHGCLIICPYTTEVGAGTLHPATVMSAMSDKPAKIAYVQPVIRPADGRYGQNPNRLYQHHQYQVIIKPSVDNLQGLYLKSLLELGISTKNYDIKFIEDDWENPSIGACGLGWEVTCNGMEITQFTYIQQVGGIDCSSIAGEIAYGLERLAMHVQKVDNVYDIKWDTSGITYGDIFRQREYEFSKLALDYHDTEVLNQQFSDAEKLCLFLIKNNMPLAAYDQCVKVSHLLNLLDARGYLGVNERAVYIARVRELARHCCKLYMDNSNAS